A stretch of the bacterium genome encodes the following:
- a CDS encoding sodium/proton-translocating pyrophosphatase — LLALMMANAGGAWDNAKKFIEAGNLGGKGSDPHKAAVVGDTVGDPFKDTSGPSMNILIKLMSVVSLVIAPLL, encoded by the coding sequence CTTCTTGCTCTTATGATGGCTAATGCAGGCGGTGCATGGGATAATGCTAAGAAGTTTATTGAGGCAGGAAATTTAGGCGGAAAGGGCTCAGATCCTCATAAAGCAGCAGTTGTCGGTGATACAGTAGGTGACCCATTCAAGGATACATCTGGTCCATCAATGAACATTCTCATTAAGCTTATGAGTGTTGTGTCTCTTGTTATTGCTCCGCTTCTGTAA